The Deltaproteobacteria bacterium genomic sequence GCAACCAAGAAAAAGGTAGTTAAAAAAGCTGCCAAGAAAAAGGTAACCAAGAAAAAAGCTGCCAAGAAAAAGGTAGCGAAGAAGAAGGTTGCCAAGAAGAAGGTTGCTAAGAAAGCAACTAAGAAGAAAGCTACCAAGAAAAAGGTAGCTAAGAAGAAGCCTGCAGCTAAGAAGAAGGCTGCAGCTAAGAAGAAGCCTGCAGCTAAGAAGAAGGCTGCTCCTAAGAAGAAGCCTGCAGCTAAGAAAAAAGCTGCTCCTAAGAAGAAGGCTGCTCCTAAGAAAAAGGCTGCTAAAAAAGTTGCTAAGAAAAAGTAAGATAAGTTCTGATTTTTAATCAGTCTAAAGGCGGCCTTCGGGCCGCCTTTTTTGTTTCCCCTTAGAGTATCCCGGCGACCTATATACGTAAGTAAGAGCCAGACCGCTTAGATTGCTAAGCCTAAAGGACTGATTCTTATGACTTACCTGGTCTGGATCTGGCTTCTTAGTAACTAAAACGATTTCCAACCACGCGTTTTTCTCCACATTGGCTGGATGACGCGATGAATAAGCGCTGGAGTCCCGACTTCCTTCTTTTTTGTTTCTTACT encodes the following:
- a CDS encoding histone, which gives rise to MATAKKKTTKKAKKVAKKATKKKATKKKVVKKAAKKKVTKKKAAKKKVAKKKVAKKKVAKKATKKKATKKKVAKKKPAAKKKAAAKKKPAAKKKAAPKKKPAAKKKAAPKKKAAPKKKAAKKVAKKK